Proteins encoded in a region of the Carassius carassius chromosome 49, fCarCar2.1, whole genome shotgun sequence genome:
- the LOC132132113 gene encoding SH2 domain-containing protein 3C-like isoform X5 produces MTERCSLWSALSAAACCFYRGSFMQFSKEKYLLESPPEKLRKELEEELKLSSSDMRSHGWYHGHIPREASETLVLRSGDFLVRDSLSTVGDYVLTCRWQQEVIHSRISKVLVKSGQTKIQYMLEHESFDSVPTLVRHHAGTGRPVCPRTGAQLLCPVNRTLPLRYLEATFALAGGRPGSAHSPSTPRGAHIKRRSVTMTDGLTTEKIIPHSPSTVHHKDAMRNCAMSMDQIQEYHCPLSPAYSSISRHSHGSGGRVLAVIPPSPVMRRSSDPHLSPSSSNNNLTCSEMPPSTHSTPAHSYPSESSEQDGSYCELRPSQAPIPPCKSYVERLRVEDGQSPGSGAPDGMEGFMLPLVETSSSFKPGKYQSTLLPAENKPLEMSVLKRVKELLAEVDPKTAAKHITKADCMVARILGVTKEMQRMMGVSSGLELLTLPHGHQLRLDLLERFYTMSIMMAVDLLGCTGSTEERAALLHKTIQLAAELKSNMGNMYGFAAVMRALELPQISRLEQTWITLRQRHTEGAILYEKKLKPFLKAMNDGKETCVLSNTSFPHVVPVLSLLERGVASGEALESWESVESGVDVVMSHLEAARTIAHHGGLYRTNTESKLQDFQERKEVLEIFCTEFQMRVLWGSRGSEGNQAERYEKFDKVLTALSHKLEPPVRHSEL; encoded by the exons TTCTCCAAGGAGAAGTACCTCCTGGAGTCACCCCCGGAGAAACTCAGGAAGGAGCTGGAGGAGGAGCTCAAACTCAGTAGCAGTGACATGAGGAGCCACGGCTGGTACCATGGCCATATTCCACGAGAG GCCTCAGAAACTTTGGTTCTGCGTAGCGGTGACTTCCTCGTACGGGACTCCCTGTCGACCGTGGGCGACTACGTCCTCACGTGTCGCTGGCAGCAGGAAGTCATCCACTCTCGGATCAGTAAAGTCCTTGTCAAAAGCGGGCAAACCAAAATCCAGTACATGCTGGAGCATGAGAGCTTTGACTCTGTCCCCACACTGGTCAGGCACCATGCTGGCACGGGACGACCCGTGTGCCCACGCACTGGAGCTCAGCTGCTGTGTCCGGTCAACCGCACGCTGCCTCTGAGATACCTGGAGGCGACGTTTGCTTTGGCCGGTGGGAGACCGGGATCTGCACATTCACCATCGACCCCAAGGGGGGCGCACATCAAGAGAAGAAGCGTTACTATGACAGATGGACTGACGACAGAGAAGATCATTCCTCACAG CCCCTCTACAGTGCATCATAAGGATGCGATGAGGAACTGTGCCATGAGCATGGATCAGATCCAAGAGTACCACTGCCCGCTGTCCCCTGCCTACAGCTCCA TCTCCCGCCACAGTCATGGCTCAGGTGGGCGTGTCCTTGCCGTGATCCCGCCTTCTCCGGTGATGCGGCGCTCCAGCGATCCACATCTTTCACCATCCTCCTCCAATAACAACCTTACCTGCTCAGAAATGCCccccagcacccactccacgccTGCCCACAGTTACCCATCAGAAAGTTCAGAGCAGGACGGCAGCTACTGTGAGCTGAGACCCAGTCAAGCCCCCATTCCTCCCTGCAAGAGCTACGTAGAGAGGCTGAGGGTTGAGGATGGCCAAAGTCCGGGCTCTGGAGCCCCAGATGGGATGGAGGGCTTCATGCTCCCCCTGGTGGAGACCAGCTCCTCCTTCAAACCTGGCAAATACCAGTCCACTCTTCTGCCAGCCGAGAATAAACCTCTGGAGATGAGTGTGTTGAAGAGGGTGAAGGAGCTGCTGGCAGAGGTGGATCCCAAAACAGCCGCCAAGCACATCACCAAGGCAGACTGCatg GTTGCTAGGATACTGGGCGTTACCAAGGAGATGCAGAGGATGATGGGAGTGAGCTCGGGGCTGGAGCTGCTGACTCTTCCACATGGACACCAGCTGAGACTGGATCTGCTGGAGAG GTTTTACACCATGTCTATAATGATGGCGGTGGATTTGTTGGGTTGCACGGGCAGCACCGAGGAGAGAGCCGCCCTCCTGCATAAAACCATCCAGCTGGCTGCTGAGCTCAAGAGCAACATGGGCAACATGTACGGCTTCGCTGCGGTCATGAGAGCGCTGGAGCTGCCGCAG ATCTCACGGCTGGAGCAGACGTGGATAACACtgcgacagagacacacagaaggCGCCATCCTCTATGAGAAGAAACTTAAGCCATTCCTGAAGGCCATGAATGATGGGAAAG AGACCTGTGTGCTCTCGAACACCTCTTTCCCTCACGTGGTGCCGGTGTTGTCGCTGCTGGAGCGCGGTGTGGCGTCCGGAGAGGCGCTGGAGTCCTGGGAGAGCGTGGAGTCAGGAGTGGACGTGGTCATGAGTCACCTGGAAGCAGCACGAACCATTGCTCACCACGGAGGACTGTATCGCACCAACACCGAGAGCAAACTACAGG ATTTCCAGGAGCGGAAGGAGGTGCTGGAAATCTTCTGTACTGAGTTTCAGATGAGGGTTTTATGGGGCAGTCGTGGCTCTGAAGGAAACCAGGCCGAGCGCTATGAGAAGTTTGACAAGGTCCTCACCGCTCTGTCCCACAAGCTTGAACCTCCTGTACGACACAGTGAATTATAG
- the LOC132132113 gene encoding SH2 domain-containing protein 3C-like isoform X4: protein MTERCSLWSALSAAACCFYRGSFMQVQFSKEKYLLESPPEKLRKELEEELKLSSSDMRSHGWYHGHIPREASETLVLRSGDFLVRDSLSTVGDYVLTCRWQQEVIHSRISKVLVKSGQTKIQYMLEHESFDSVPTLVRHHAGTGRPVCPRTGAQLLCPVNRTLPLRYLEATFALAGGRPGSAHSPSTPRGAHIKRRSVTMTDGLTTEKIIPHSPSTVHHKDAMRNCAMSMDQIQEYHCPLSPAYSSISRHSHGSGGRVLAVIPPSPVMRRSSDPHLSPSSSNNNLTCSEMPPSTHSTPAHSYPSESSEQDGSYCELRPSQAPIPPCKSYVERLRVEDGQSPGSGAPDGMEGFMLPLVETSSSFKPGKYQSTLLPAENKPLEMSVLKRVKELLAEVDPKTAAKHITKADCMVARILGVTKEMQRMMGVSSGLELLTLPHGHQLRLDLLERFYTMSIMMAVDLLGCTGSTEERAALLHKTIQLAAELKSNMGNMYGFAAVMRALELPQISRLEQTWITLRQRHTEGAILYEKKLKPFLKAMNDGKETCVLSNTSFPHVVPVLSLLERGVASGEALESWESVESGVDVVMSHLEAARTIAHHGGLYRTNTESKLQDFQERKEVLEIFCTEFQMRVLWGSRGSEGNQAERYEKFDKVLTALSHKLEPPVRHSEL, encoded by the exons TTCTCCAAGGAGAAGTACCTCCTGGAGTCACCCCCGGAGAAACTCAGGAAGGAGCTGGAGGAGGAGCTCAAACTCAGTAGCAGTGACATGAGGAGCCACGGCTGGTACCATGGCCATATTCCACGAGAG GCCTCAGAAACTTTGGTTCTGCGTAGCGGTGACTTCCTCGTACGGGACTCCCTGTCGACCGTGGGCGACTACGTCCTCACGTGTCGCTGGCAGCAGGAAGTCATCCACTCTCGGATCAGTAAAGTCCTTGTCAAAAGCGGGCAAACCAAAATCCAGTACATGCTGGAGCATGAGAGCTTTGACTCTGTCCCCACACTGGTCAGGCACCATGCTGGCACGGGACGACCCGTGTGCCCACGCACTGGAGCTCAGCTGCTGTGTCCGGTCAACCGCACGCTGCCTCTGAGATACCTGGAGGCGACGTTTGCTTTGGCCGGTGGGAGACCGGGATCTGCACATTCACCATCGACCCCAAGGGGGGCGCACATCAAGAGAAGAAGCGTTACTATGACAGATGGACTGACGACAGAGAAGATCATTCCTCACAG CCCCTCTACAGTGCATCATAAGGATGCGATGAGGAACTGTGCCATGAGCATGGATCAGATCCAAGAGTACCACTGCCCGCTGTCCCCTGCCTACAGCTCCA TCTCCCGCCACAGTCATGGCTCAGGTGGGCGTGTCCTTGCCGTGATCCCGCCTTCTCCGGTGATGCGGCGCTCCAGCGATCCACATCTTTCACCATCCTCCTCCAATAACAACCTTACCTGCTCAGAAATGCCccccagcacccactccacgccTGCCCACAGTTACCCATCAGAAAGTTCAGAGCAGGACGGCAGCTACTGTGAGCTGAGACCCAGTCAAGCCCCCATTCCTCCCTGCAAGAGCTACGTAGAGAGGCTGAGGGTTGAGGATGGCCAAAGTCCGGGCTCTGGAGCCCCAGATGGGATGGAGGGCTTCATGCTCCCCCTGGTGGAGACCAGCTCCTCCTTCAAACCTGGCAAATACCAGTCCACTCTTCTGCCAGCCGAGAATAAACCTCTGGAGATGAGTGTGTTGAAGAGGGTGAAGGAGCTGCTGGCAGAGGTGGATCCCAAAACAGCCGCCAAGCACATCACCAAGGCAGACTGCatg GTTGCTAGGATACTGGGCGTTACCAAGGAGATGCAGAGGATGATGGGAGTGAGCTCGGGGCTGGAGCTGCTGACTCTTCCACATGGACACCAGCTGAGACTGGATCTGCTGGAGAG GTTTTACACCATGTCTATAATGATGGCGGTGGATTTGTTGGGTTGCACGGGCAGCACCGAGGAGAGAGCCGCCCTCCTGCATAAAACCATCCAGCTGGCTGCTGAGCTCAAGAGCAACATGGGCAACATGTACGGCTTCGCTGCGGTCATGAGAGCGCTGGAGCTGCCGCAG ATCTCACGGCTGGAGCAGACGTGGATAACACtgcgacagagacacacagaaggCGCCATCCTCTATGAGAAGAAACTTAAGCCATTCCTGAAGGCCATGAATGATGGGAAAG AGACCTGTGTGCTCTCGAACACCTCTTTCCCTCACGTGGTGCCGGTGTTGTCGCTGCTGGAGCGCGGTGTGGCGTCCGGAGAGGCGCTGGAGTCCTGGGAGAGCGTGGAGTCAGGAGTGGACGTGGTCATGAGTCACCTGGAAGCAGCACGAACCATTGCTCACCACGGAGGACTGTATCGCACCAACACCGAGAGCAAACTACAGG ATTTCCAGGAGCGGAAGGAGGTGCTGGAAATCTTCTGTACTGAGTTTCAGATGAGGGTTTTATGGGGCAGTCGTGGCTCTGAAGGAAACCAGGCCGAGCGCTATGAGAAGTTTGACAAGGTCCTCACCGCTCTGTCCCACAAGCTTGAACCTCCTGTACGACACAGTGAATTATAG
- the LOC132132333 gene encoding ubiquitin-related modifier 1-like, translating to MAAPLGLHLEFGGGAELLFDGVKNHHVTLPGQSDPSHITYMSSSLLYFFYTHSRPGILVLINDADWELMGELEYQLQDQDNVVFISTLHGG from the exons atggcAGCGCCCTTAGGTCTGCACCTGGAGTTCGG AGGAGGAGCTGAACTTCTCTTTGATGGGGTCAAGAATCATCATGTGACCCTCCCTGGCCAATCAGATCCCT CTCACATCACTTACATGAGCTCttctttgctttattttttttacacacacagtaGACCTGGGATTCTCGTATTGATCAACGACGCAGACTGGGAACtgatg GGTGAACTGGAGTACCAGCTTCAGGACCAGGATAATGTTGTCTTTATCTCCACCCTTCATGGAGGCTAA
- the LOC132132113 gene encoding SH2 domain-containing protein 3C-like isoform X3: MTERCSLWSALSAAACCFYRGSFMQVQFSKEKYLLESPPEKLRKELEEELKLSSSDMRSHGWYHGHIPREASETLVLRSGDFLVRDSLSTVGDYVLTCRWQQEVIHSRISKVLVKSGQTKIQYMLEHESFDSVPTLVRHHAGTGRPVCPRTGAQLLCPVNRTLPLRYLEATFALAGGRPGSAHSPSTPRGAHIKRRSVTMTDGLTTEKIIPHSSAAQPTEPDEPQTVEPEVKPAEGSSCPSTVHHKDAMRNCAMSMDQIQEYHCPLSPAYSSISRHSHGSGGRVLAVIPPSPVMRRSSDPHLSPSSSNNNLTCSEMPPSTHSTPAHSYPSESSEQDGSYCELRPSQAPIPPCKSYVERLRVEDGQSPGSGAPDGMEGFMLPLVETSSSFKPGKYQSTLLPAENKPLEMSVLKRVKELLAEVDPKTAAKHITKADCMVARILGVTKEMQRMMGVSSGLELLTLPHGHQLRLDLLERFYTMSIMMAVDLLGCTGSTEERAALLHKTIQLAAELKSNMGNMYGFAAVMRALELPQISRLEQTWITLRQRHTEGAILYEKKLKPFLKAMNDGKETCVLSNTSFPHVVPVLSLLERGVASGEALESWESVESGVDVVMSHLEAARTIAHHGGLYRTNTESKLQDFQERKEVLEIFCTEFQMRVLWGSRGSEGNQAERYEKFDKVLTALSHKLEPPVRHSEL; this comes from the exons TTCTCCAAGGAGAAGTACCTCCTGGAGTCACCCCCGGAGAAACTCAGGAAGGAGCTGGAGGAGGAGCTCAAACTCAGTAGCAGTGACATGAGGAGCCACGGCTGGTACCATGGCCATATTCCACGAGAG GCCTCAGAAACTTTGGTTCTGCGTAGCGGTGACTTCCTCGTACGGGACTCCCTGTCGACCGTGGGCGACTACGTCCTCACGTGTCGCTGGCAGCAGGAAGTCATCCACTCTCGGATCAGTAAAGTCCTTGTCAAAAGCGGGCAAACCAAAATCCAGTACATGCTGGAGCATGAGAGCTTTGACTCTGTCCCCACACTGGTCAGGCACCATGCTGGCACGGGACGACCCGTGTGCCCACGCACTGGAGCTCAGCTGCTGTGTCCGGTCAACCGCACGCTGCCTCTGAGATACCTGGAGGCGACGTTTGCTTTGGCCGGTGGGAGACCGGGATCTGCACATTCACCATCGACCCCAAGGGGGGCGCACATCAAGAGAAGAAGCGTTACTATGACAGATGGACTGACGACAGAGAAGATCATTCCTCACAG CAGTGCGGCCCAGCCTACAGAGCCAGATGAGCCTCAGACAGTCGAGCCAGAGGTGAAACCAGCGGAGGGCagcagctg CCCCTCTACAGTGCATCATAAGGATGCGATGAGGAACTGTGCCATGAGCATGGATCAGATCCAAGAGTACCACTGCCCGCTGTCCCCTGCCTACAGCTCCA TCTCCCGCCACAGTCATGGCTCAGGTGGGCGTGTCCTTGCCGTGATCCCGCCTTCTCCGGTGATGCGGCGCTCCAGCGATCCACATCTTTCACCATCCTCCTCCAATAACAACCTTACCTGCTCAGAAATGCCccccagcacccactccacgccTGCCCACAGTTACCCATCAGAAAGTTCAGAGCAGGACGGCAGCTACTGTGAGCTGAGACCCAGTCAAGCCCCCATTCCTCCCTGCAAGAGCTACGTAGAGAGGCTGAGGGTTGAGGATGGCCAAAGTCCGGGCTCTGGAGCCCCAGATGGGATGGAGGGCTTCATGCTCCCCCTGGTGGAGACCAGCTCCTCCTTCAAACCTGGCAAATACCAGTCCACTCTTCTGCCAGCCGAGAATAAACCTCTGGAGATGAGTGTGTTGAAGAGGGTGAAGGAGCTGCTGGCAGAGGTGGATCCCAAAACAGCCGCCAAGCACATCACCAAGGCAGACTGCatg GTTGCTAGGATACTGGGCGTTACCAAGGAGATGCAGAGGATGATGGGAGTGAGCTCGGGGCTGGAGCTGCTGACTCTTCCACATGGACACCAGCTGAGACTGGATCTGCTGGAGAG GTTTTACACCATGTCTATAATGATGGCGGTGGATTTGTTGGGTTGCACGGGCAGCACCGAGGAGAGAGCCGCCCTCCTGCATAAAACCATCCAGCTGGCTGCTGAGCTCAAGAGCAACATGGGCAACATGTACGGCTTCGCTGCGGTCATGAGAGCGCTGGAGCTGCCGCAG ATCTCACGGCTGGAGCAGACGTGGATAACACtgcgacagagacacacagaaggCGCCATCCTCTATGAGAAGAAACTTAAGCCATTCCTGAAGGCCATGAATGATGGGAAAG AGACCTGTGTGCTCTCGAACACCTCTTTCCCTCACGTGGTGCCGGTGTTGTCGCTGCTGGAGCGCGGTGTGGCGTCCGGAGAGGCGCTGGAGTCCTGGGAGAGCGTGGAGTCAGGAGTGGACGTGGTCATGAGTCACCTGGAAGCAGCACGAACCATTGCTCACCACGGAGGACTGTATCGCACCAACACCGAGAGCAAACTACAGG ATTTCCAGGAGCGGAAGGAGGTGCTGGAAATCTTCTGTACTGAGTTTCAGATGAGGGTTTTATGGGGCAGTCGTGGCTCTGAAGGAAACCAGGCCGAGCGCTATGAGAAGTTTGACAAGGTCCTCACCGCTCTGTCCCACAAGCTTGAACCTCCTGTACGACACAGTGAATTATAG